A window of the Butyricimonas virosa genome harbors these coding sequences:
- a CDS encoding DUF4369 domain-containing protein, which translates to MRKILLLGLLVVLIASCSKKTNVEITGAIKDAANTKVYLEQIDVSSRKTIDSTKINKNGEFKFKLNIELPTFYSLRFSNNEQVTLIASPDEMLEVSGTLNDIKNNYWVDGSENSLWIKLLNFQITRTITLTDSLKRSYQALPQGTEYDAQRQEYAKAWEEAINKQISFTRDFIIKHATSPASYYALYQKIDDNIGVMDEFEDLHYFKVVASSLTALYPESQYTKAIMNHLKQISQAIRNQQLAAVINNTEGSLPDINLPDVNGKDISLNSLKSKLIVLDFGLITAKESQEYIDQMKSVYNKFKNRGVEIYMVCLDKNKFLWEDVIKTNKINWICVWDQGALQSRAASTWNVKSVPANYIINQKKEIVGKNLYGSRLEDRLNDLLKK; encoded by the coding sequence ATGAGAAAAATACTATTACTTGGACTACTCGTAGTTCTTATCGCATCCTGTAGTAAAAAGACGAATGTCGAGATTACAGGAGCCATCAAAGATGCAGCCAACACGAAAGTATATCTGGAACAAATAGATGTAAGTTCAAGAAAAACAATCGACTCAACAAAAATTAACAAAAACGGGGAGTTTAAATTTAAACTCAACATCGAACTCCCGACATTCTATTCTTTAAGATTTTCTAACAATGAGCAAGTGACCTTGATCGCCAGTCCGGACGAGATGCTTGAAGTCAGCGGTACGCTGAATGACATTAAAAATAATTACTGGGTGGACGGTTCTGAAAACTCGTTATGGATTAAACTCCTGAATTTCCAAATCACCCGTACAATCACGCTAACGGATTCTTTGAAGAGGTCCTATCAAGCTCTCCCACAAGGAACCGAGTACGACGCTCAACGTCAGGAATACGCCAAAGCATGGGAAGAGGCAATAAACAAACAGATCAGTTTCACCCGAGACTTTATTATCAAACACGCCACCTCTCCGGCATCTTATTATGCCCTCTATCAAAAAATTGATGATAATATCGGAGTGATGGACGAGTTCGAGGACCTTCACTATTTTAAAGTGGTGGCATCATCCTTGACTGCCCTTTATCCCGAATCCCAATACACGAAGGCAATCATGAATCACTTGAAACAAATATCCCAAGCTATCCGCAACCAACAACTTGCTGCCGTGATTAACAACACGGAAGGGTCTCTACCGGATATTAACCTGCCGGATGTGAATGGCAAAGATATTTCACTGAACTCCCTCAAATCGAAACTCATCGTGCTTGACTTCGGGCTGATCACGGCCAAAGAGAGTCAAGAGTACATTGACCAGATGAAAAGCGTGTACAACAAGTTCAAAAACCGGGGAGTGGAAATATACATGGTTTGTCTGGATAAAAACAAATTTCTTTGGGAAGACGTGATAAAAACGAACAAGATCAACTGGATTTGCGTATGGGATCAAGGAGCGTTACAAAGTCGGGCAGCTTCGACTTGGAACGTGAAGAGTGTTCCGGCAAACTACATCATTAACCAAAAGAAAGAAATTGTTGGTAAAAACTTGTACGGCAGTCGTTTGGAAGACCGTTTGAACGACTTGTTGAAAAAATAA